The following proteins come from a genomic window of Sorghum bicolor cultivar BTx623 chromosome 3, Sorghum_bicolor_NCBIv3, whole genome shotgun sequence:
- the LOC8054699 gene encoding exonuclease 1 isoform X1, whose product MGIQGLLPQLKSIMAPISAEELRGQTVAVDTYSWLHKGALSCGDRLCKGIPTTRHIEYCMHRVNMLRHFGVKPILVFDGGLLPIKSYQETKRARSRKENLERAREHEAAGNSRAAFECYQKAVDITPRIASELIEVLKKEKVDYIVAPYEADAQMTFLSVNKLVDAVITEDSDLIPFGCSRIIFKMDKFGQGVEFQITRLERNRELDFNGFTRQMLLEMCILSGCDYLPSLPGMGVKRAHALIQKLKCHEKVIKHLRYGAVSVPPQYEEDFKKAIWAFKFQRVYDPATEDIIHLSSVPHDLIEDLEFLGPWLPQNIAKGIALGNIDPLTKEPFEIKPECSAPAVHKVCPTREPTAPSNGRKKLDLPVQKNILTNYFCLASLEAKRKFRAPKVTHKQQILNESLPSPQTQGSDTPDSVEDTRLPTDHIQASQCSSEHLSSEPPQNDPISVGSQCSSERFSCEYPLDDSDNISPQCSSLDGGIDTPCKDTSIIDRKVEADYGNENTISTSSCLVGNLSWTSEPFLLPHNVEPSIPVQHHTKSIVASKNNNITVRSSYFKTVNKRVCTDQEDYDVGTGNLSGDQLRKSGMLKRRKLSGIQDFKDETLQPIHSDDSPPVVDEETAADQDTDDPDDTNTRTERRFGCNVSHVNTYSGIAEKSMDKFAALVSSFRYPGPRASGLRAPLKDVKNTLSVRSILKAPEQGTFRRTANKTGLGPPSKSRYTSDDKKSAASPPDISTFAYRPMKTAASDQGKTTGKATDSTDGPADLGTFAYTSVAPAVCYPDRSKYAGTATRIADTPPDLSTFAYKPVKGAVRNLGGSRFTGTALKATGGAGGPSRSQFK is encoded by the exons atGGGGATCCAGGGGCTGCTGCCGCAGTTGAAGTCAATCATGGCGCCCATTAGCGCGGAGGAGCTGCGGGGCCAGACGGTGGCTGTTGACACCTACTCCTGGCTCCACAAGGGCGCTCTATCCTGCGGCGACCGCCTCTGCAAGGGCATCCCCACCACCAG GCATATTGAATATTGCATGCATCGGGTCAACATGTTGCGGCATTTTGGCGTCAAACCAATTCTTGTATTTGATGGAGGCCTTCTGCCAATAAAGAGCTATCAAGAGACGAAGCGGGCAAG GTCAAGAAAGGAAAACCTTGAGCGTGCCAGGGAACATGAGGCTGCTGGGAACTCACGTGCTGCTTTTGAGTGCTATCAGAAAGCTGTTGACATTACACCTAGAATTGCTTCTGAACTGATCGAG GTACTGAAGAAAGAAAAGGTTGATTATATTGTTGCACCTTATGAAGCAGATGCACAAATGACATTCTTATCTGTTAATAAACTTGTTGATGCTGTGATCACTGAGGATTCAGATTTGATACCATTTGGTTGTTCTAGA ATTATTTTCAAAATGGACAAATTCGGGCAAGGTGTTGAATTTCAGATTACACGACTAGAGCGAAATAGAGAGCTTGACTTTAATGGATTCACAAGACAAATGTTACTCGAGATGTGTATTTTAAGTGGCTGTGACTATCTCCCCTCATTGCCAGGAATGGGTGTGAAACGAGCTCATGCACTCATCCAAAAGCTAAAGTGTCATGAGAAG GTGATCAAGCACCTGAGGTATGGTGCTGTTTCTGTTCCACCTCAATATGAAGAGGACTTCAAGAAGGCAATCTGGGCATTTAAGTTCCAAAGGGTGTATGATCCTGCTACAGAAGATATTATTCATTTGTCAAGTGTGCCTCATGACCTCATTGAAGATTTGGAATTTTTGGGCCC ATGGTTACCGCAGAATATTGCCAAAGGCATTGCTCTAGGGAACATTGATCCACTCACAAAGGAACCATTCGAG ATCAAACCAGAGTGCAGTGCACCTGCTGTTCATAAGGTTTGTCCAACCAGAGAGCCTACTGCACCTTCAAATGGGAGGAAGAAGCTAGATTTGCCTGTGCAGAAAAACATTTTGACCAACTATTTCT GCTTAGCATCCCTTGAGGCAAAACGGAAATTCAGGGCGCCTAAAGTAACACATAAGCAACAAATATTGAATGAATCTTTGCCTAGCCCTCAAACTCAAGGCTCTGATACCCCTGATTCAGTAGAAGATACTAGGTTGCCAACAGATCACATCCAAGCTTCTCAATGTAGCTCTGAGCATTTAAGCTCTGAACCTCCTCAAAATGACCCAATCAGTGTTGGCTCTCAGTGTAGCTCTGAGCGTTTCAGCTGTGAGTACCCCCTCGATGATTCAGACAATATTTCACCTCAATGCAGTTCACTTGATGGTGGTATTGATACTCCTTGCAAGGATACGAGCATTATAGACAGAAAG GTTGAGGCTGACTATGGCAACGAAAATACAATATCTACAAGTTCTTGTTTAGTGG GAAATTTGTCCTGGACATCAGAGCCATTTTTACTTCCCCATAACGTGGAACCATCTATACCAGTTCAACATCATACTAAAAGCATTGTGGCCTCTAAAAATAATAACATTACCGTAAGGAGTTCATACTTCAAAACGGTAAATAAGAGAGTTTGCACAGATCAAGAAGACTATGATGTTGGTACTGGTAATCTTTCTGGAGATCAACTGAGGAAATCTGGCATGTTGAAGAGAAGAAAGCTTTCTGGCATCCAAGATTTCAAAGat GAAACTTTACAACCAATTCATTCTGATGATAGTCCACCAGTCGTTGATGAAG AAACTGCTGCAGATCAAGATACAGATGATCCTGATGATACAAATACAAGAACTGAAAGAAGATTTGGATGCAATGTTTCCCATGTGAATACATACAGTGGAATTGCAGAAAAATCAATGGATAAGTTTGCTGCATTGGTATCATCTTTCAGATACCCTGGTCCCCGTGCCAGCGGCCTTCGTGCCCCTTTAAAGGATGTGAAGAACACACTTTCTGTGAG ATCTATTCTCAAAGCTCCAGAACAAGGCACATTCAGACGCACAGCAAATAAAACAGGTCTAGGGCCCCCTTCAAAAAGCAGATATACAAGTGATGATAAGAAAAGTGCTGCCAGCCCCCCTGATATTAGCACATTTGCTTATAGGCCTATGAAAACTGCTGCTTCTGATCAAGGCAAAACCACAGGTAAAGCTACAGACAGTACTGATGGCCCTGCTGATTTGGGAACGTTTGCATACACATCCGTGGCACCTGCTGTCTGCTATCCTGATCGGAGCAAATATGCAGGCACAGCTACGAGAATTGCAGACACCCCTCCTGATCTGAGCACATTTGCATATAAACCTGTGAAAGGTGCTGTCAGAAATTTGGGTGGGAGCAGATTCACAGGGACAGCACTGAAAGCAACTGGAGGGGCAGGAGGGCCTTCTAGGAGCCAATTCAAATAG
- the LOC8054699 gene encoding exonuclease 1 isoform X3 produces the protein MGIQGLLPQLKSIMAPISAEELRGQTVAVDTYSWLHKGALSCGDRLCKGIPTTRHIEYCMHRVNMLRHFGVKPILVFDGGLLPIKSYQETKRARSRKENLERAREHEAAGNSRAAFECYQKAVDITPRIASELIEVLKKEKVDYIVAPYEADAQMTFLSVNKLVDAVITEDSDLIPFGCSRIIFKMDKFGQGVEFQITRLERNRELDFNGFTRQMLLEMCILSGCDYLPSLPGMGVKRAHALIQKLKCHEKVIKHLRYGAVSVPPQYEEDFKKAIWAFKFQRVYDPATEDIIHLSSVPHDLIEDLEFLGPWLPQNIAKGIALGNIDPLTKEPFEIKPECSAPAVHKVCPTREPTAPSNGRKKLDLPVQKNILTNYFCLASLEAKRKFRAPKVTHKQQILNESLPSPQTQGSDTPDSVEDTRLPTDHIQASQCSSEHLSSEPPQNDPISVGSQCSSERFSCEYPLDDSDNISPQCSSLDGGIDTPCKDTSIIDRKVEADYGNENTISTSSCLVGNLSWTSEPFLLPHNVEPSIPVQHHTKSIVASKNNNITVRSSYFKTVNKRVCTDQEDYDVGTGNLSGDQLRKSGMLKRRKLSGIQDFKDETLQPIHSDDSPPVVDEETAADQDTDDPDDTNTRTERRFGCNVSHVNTYSGIAEKSMDKFAALVSSFRYPGPRASGLRAPLKDVKNTLSVRSILKAPEQGTFRRTANKTGLGPPSKSRYTSDDKKSAASPPDISTFAYRPMKTAASDQGKTTGTATRIADTPPDLSTFAYKPVKGAVRNLGGSRFTGTALKATGGAGGPSRSQFK, from the exons atGGGGATCCAGGGGCTGCTGCCGCAGTTGAAGTCAATCATGGCGCCCATTAGCGCGGAGGAGCTGCGGGGCCAGACGGTGGCTGTTGACACCTACTCCTGGCTCCACAAGGGCGCTCTATCCTGCGGCGACCGCCTCTGCAAGGGCATCCCCACCACCAG GCATATTGAATATTGCATGCATCGGGTCAACATGTTGCGGCATTTTGGCGTCAAACCAATTCTTGTATTTGATGGAGGCCTTCTGCCAATAAAGAGCTATCAAGAGACGAAGCGGGCAAG GTCAAGAAAGGAAAACCTTGAGCGTGCCAGGGAACATGAGGCTGCTGGGAACTCACGTGCTGCTTTTGAGTGCTATCAGAAAGCTGTTGACATTACACCTAGAATTGCTTCTGAACTGATCGAG GTACTGAAGAAAGAAAAGGTTGATTATATTGTTGCACCTTATGAAGCAGATGCACAAATGACATTCTTATCTGTTAATAAACTTGTTGATGCTGTGATCACTGAGGATTCAGATTTGATACCATTTGGTTGTTCTAGA ATTATTTTCAAAATGGACAAATTCGGGCAAGGTGTTGAATTTCAGATTACACGACTAGAGCGAAATAGAGAGCTTGACTTTAATGGATTCACAAGACAAATGTTACTCGAGATGTGTATTTTAAGTGGCTGTGACTATCTCCCCTCATTGCCAGGAATGGGTGTGAAACGAGCTCATGCACTCATCCAAAAGCTAAAGTGTCATGAGAAG GTGATCAAGCACCTGAGGTATGGTGCTGTTTCTGTTCCACCTCAATATGAAGAGGACTTCAAGAAGGCAATCTGGGCATTTAAGTTCCAAAGGGTGTATGATCCTGCTACAGAAGATATTATTCATTTGTCAAGTGTGCCTCATGACCTCATTGAAGATTTGGAATTTTTGGGCCC ATGGTTACCGCAGAATATTGCCAAAGGCATTGCTCTAGGGAACATTGATCCACTCACAAAGGAACCATTCGAG ATCAAACCAGAGTGCAGTGCACCTGCTGTTCATAAGGTTTGTCCAACCAGAGAGCCTACTGCACCTTCAAATGGGAGGAAGAAGCTAGATTTGCCTGTGCAGAAAAACATTTTGACCAACTATTTCT GCTTAGCATCCCTTGAGGCAAAACGGAAATTCAGGGCGCCTAAAGTAACACATAAGCAACAAATATTGAATGAATCTTTGCCTAGCCCTCAAACTCAAGGCTCTGATACCCCTGATTCAGTAGAAGATACTAGGTTGCCAACAGATCACATCCAAGCTTCTCAATGTAGCTCTGAGCATTTAAGCTCTGAACCTCCTCAAAATGACCCAATCAGTGTTGGCTCTCAGTGTAGCTCTGAGCGTTTCAGCTGTGAGTACCCCCTCGATGATTCAGACAATATTTCACCTCAATGCAGTTCACTTGATGGTGGTATTGATACTCCTTGCAAGGATACGAGCATTATAGACAGAAAG GTTGAGGCTGACTATGGCAACGAAAATACAATATCTACAAGTTCTTGTTTAGTGG GAAATTTGTCCTGGACATCAGAGCCATTTTTACTTCCCCATAACGTGGAACCATCTATACCAGTTCAACATCATACTAAAAGCATTGTGGCCTCTAAAAATAATAACATTACCGTAAGGAGTTCATACTTCAAAACGGTAAATAAGAGAGTTTGCACAGATCAAGAAGACTATGATGTTGGTACTGGTAATCTTTCTGGAGATCAACTGAGGAAATCTGGCATGTTGAAGAGAAGAAAGCTTTCTGGCATCCAAGATTTCAAAGat GAAACTTTACAACCAATTCATTCTGATGATAGTCCACCAGTCGTTGATGAAG AAACTGCTGCAGATCAAGATACAGATGATCCTGATGATACAAATACAAGAACTGAAAGAAGATTTGGATGCAATGTTTCCCATGTGAATACATACAGTGGAATTGCAGAAAAATCAATGGATAAGTTTGCTGCATTGGTATCATCTTTCAGATACCCTGGTCCCCGTGCCAGCGGCCTTCGTGCCCCTTTAAAGGATGTGAAGAACACACTTTCTGTGAG ATCTATTCTCAAAGCTCCAGAACAAGGCACATTCAGACGCACAGCAAATAAAACAGGTCTAGGGCCCCCTTCAAAAAGCAGATATACAAGTGATGATAAGAAAAGTGCTGCCAGCCCCCCTGATATTAGCACATTTGCTTATAGGCCTATGAAAACTGCTGCTTCTGATCAAGGCAAAACCACAG GCACAGCTACGAGAATTGCAGACACCCCTCCTGATCTGAGCACATTTGCATATAAACCTGTGAAAGGTGCTGTCAGAAATTTGGGTGGGAGCAGATTCACAGGGACAGCACTGAAAGCAACTGGAGGGGCAGGAGGGCCTTCTAGGAGCCAATTCAAATAG
- the LOC8054699 gene encoding exonuclease 1 isoform X2, whose product MGIQGLLPQLKSIMAPISAEELRGQTVAVDTYSWLHKGALSCGDRLCKGIPTTRHIEYCMHRVNMLRHFGVKPILVFDGGLLPIKSYQETKRARSRKENLERAREHEAAGNSRAAFECYQKAVDITPRIASELIEVLKKEKVDYIVAPYEADAQMTFLSVNKLVDAVITEDSDLIPFGCSRIIFKMDKFGQGVEFQITRLERNRELDFNGFTRQMLLEMCILSGCDYLPSLPGMGVKRAHALIQKLKCHEKVIKHLRYGAVSVPPQYEEDFKKAIWAFKFQRVYDPATEDIIHLSSVPHDLIEDLEFLGPWLPQNIAKGIALGNIDPLTKEPFEIKPECSAPAVHKVCPTREPTAPSNGRKKLDLPVQKNILTNYFCLASLEAKRKFRAPKVTHKQQILNESLPSPQTQGSDTPDSVEDTRLPTDHIQASQCSSEHLSSEPPQNDPISVGSQCSSERFSCEYPLDDSDNISPQCSSLDGGIDTPCKDTSIIDRKVEADYGNENTISTSSCLVGNLSWTSEPFLLPHNVEPSIPVQHHTKSIVASKNNNITVRSSYFKTVNKRVCTDQEDYDVGTGNLSGDQLRKSGMLKRRKLSGIQDFKDETLQPIHSDDSPPVVDEDQDTDDPDDTNTRTERRFGCNVSHVNTYSGIAEKSMDKFAALVSSFRYPGPRASGLRAPLKDVKNTLSVRSILKAPEQGTFRRTANKTGLGPPSKSRYTSDDKKSAASPPDISTFAYRPMKTAASDQGKTTGKATDSTDGPADLGTFAYTSVAPAVCYPDRSKYAGTATRIADTPPDLSTFAYKPVKGAVRNLGGSRFTGTALKATGGAGGPSRSQFK is encoded by the exons atGGGGATCCAGGGGCTGCTGCCGCAGTTGAAGTCAATCATGGCGCCCATTAGCGCGGAGGAGCTGCGGGGCCAGACGGTGGCTGTTGACACCTACTCCTGGCTCCACAAGGGCGCTCTATCCTGCGGCGACCGCCTCTGCAAGGGCATCCCCACCACCAG GCATATTGAATATTGCATGCATCGGGTCAACATGTTGCGGCATTTTGGCGTCAAACCAATTCTTGTATTTGATGGAGGCCTTCTGCCAATAAAGAGCTATCAAGAGACGAAGCGGGCAAG GTCAAGAAAGGAAAACCTTGAGCGTGCCAGGGAACATGAGGCTGCTGGGAACTCACGTGCTGCTTTTGAGTGCTATCAGAAAGCTGTTGACATTACACCTAGAATTGCTTCTGAACTGATCGAG GTACTGAAGAAAGAAAAGGTTGATTATATTGTTGCACCTTATGAAGCAGATGCACAAATGACATTCTTATCTGTTAATAAACTTGTTGATGCTGTGATCACTGAGGATTCAGATTTGATACCATTTGGTTGTTCTAGA ATTATTTTCAAAATGGACAAATTCGGGCAAGGTGTTGAATTTCAGATTACACGACTAGAGCGAAATAGAGAGCTTGACTTTAATGGATTCACAAGACAAATGTTACTCGAGATGTGTATTTTAAGTGGCTGTGACTATCTCCCCTCATTGCCAGGAATGGGTGTGAAACGAGCTCATGCACTCATCCAAAAGCTAAAGTGTCATGAGAAG GTGATCAAGCACCTGAGGTATGGTGCTGTTTCTGTTCCACCTCAATATGAAGAGGACTTCAAGAAGGCAATCTGGGCATTTAAGTTCCAAAGGGTGTATGATCCTGCTACAGAAGATATTATTCATTTGTCAAGTGTGCCTCATGACCTCATTGAAGATTTGGAATTTTTGGGCCC ATGGTTACCGCAGAATATTGCCAAAGGCATTGCTCTAGGGAACATTGATCCACTCACAAAGGAACCATTCGAG ATCAAACCAGAGTGCAGTGCACCTGCTGTTCATAAGGTTTGTCCAACCAGAGAGCCTACTGCACCTTCAAATGGGAGGAAGAAGCTAGATTTGCCTGTGCAGAAAAACATTTTGACCAACTATTTCT GCTTAGCATCCCTTGAGGCAAAACGGAAATTCAGGGCGCCTAAAGTAACACATAAGCAACAAATATTGAATGAATCTTTGCCTAGCCCTCAAACTCAAGGCTCTGATACCCCTGATTCAGTAGAAGATACTAGGTTGCCAACAGATCACATCCAAGCTTCTCAATGTAGCTCTGAGCATTTAAGCTCTGAACCTCCTCAAAATGACCCAATCAGTGTTGGCTCTCAGTGTAGCTCTGAGCGTTTCAGCTGTGAGTACCCCCTCGATGATTCAGACAATATTTCACCTCAATGCAGTTCACTTGATGGTGGTATTGATACTCCTTGCAAGGATACGAGCATTATAGACAGAAAG GTTGAGGCTGACTATGGCAACGAAAATACAATATCTACAAGTTCTTGTTTAGTGG GAAATTTGTCCTGGACATCAGAGCCATTTTTACTTCCCCATAACGTGGAACCATCTATACCAGTTCAACATCATACTAAAAGCATTGTGGCCTCTAAAAATAATAACATTACCGTAAGGAGTTCATACTTCAAAACGGTAAATAAGAGAGTTTGCACAGATCAAGAAGACTATGATGTTGGTACTGGTAATCTTTCTGGAGATCAACTGAGGAAATCTGGCATGTTGAAGAGAAGAAAGCTTTCTGGCATCCAAGATTTCAAAGat GAAACTTTACAACCAATTCATTCTGATGATAGTCCACCAGTCGTTGATGAAG ATCAAGATACAGATGATCCTGATGATACAAATACAAGAACTGAAAGAAGATTTGGATGCAATGTTTCCCATGTGAATACATACAGTGGAATTGCAGAAAAATCAATGGATAAGTTTGCTGCATTGGTATCATCTTTCAGATACCCTGGTCCCCGTGCCAGCGGCCTTCGTGCCCCTTTAAAGGATGTGAAGAACACACTTTCTGTGAG ATCTATTCTCAAAGCTCCAGAACAAGGCACATTCAGACGCACAGCAAATAAAACAGGTCTAGGGCCCCCTTCAAAAAGCAGATATACAAGTGATGATAAGAAAAGTGCTGCCAGCCCCCCTGATATTAGCACATTTGCTTATAGGCCTATGAAAACTGCTGCTTCTGATCAAGGCAAAACCACAGGTAAAGCTACAGACAGTACTGATGGCCCTGCTGATTTGGGAACGTTTGCATACACATCCGTGGCACCTGCTGTCTGCTATCCTGATCGGAGCAAATATGCAGGCACAGCTACGAGAATTGCAGACACCCCTCCTGATCTGAGCACATTTGCATATAAACCTGTGAAAGGTGCTGTCAGAAATTTGGGTGGGAGCAGATTCACAGGGACAGCACTGAAAGCAACTGGAGGGGCAGGAGGGCCTTCTAGGAGCCAATTCAAATAG
- the LOC8054700 gene encoding uncharacterized protein At1g27050, whose protein sequence is MTRRRRGKRGRTSPGPPTKRRRGGAPEIESDDYPEPVPTPAPAAPQPSSVMVAGLPPGCGVLELKSRLEAYGPIARARVDASAATGYVTFRSGAAAVAAIAASLDPGGGIAIGSKKVLVVQASAAPHNSIRAAESAGRSSHDATVKNVTDNSAMLSSKAASGVTYKAREIVAYDDLF, encoded by the exons ATGACACGGCGCCGCCGGGGCAAGCGCGGGCGCACGAGCCCAGGCCCTCCGACGAAGCGCCGCCGCGGGGGCGCGCCGGAGATAGAGTCAGACGACTACCCTGAGCCCGTTCCGACTCCGGCGCCTGCTGCTCCCCAGCCGTCTTCGGTGATGGTCGCCGGGCTGCCGCCCGGCTGCGGCGTGCTGGAGCTCAAGTCACGGCTGGAAGCGTACGGCCCCATCGCGCGGGCCCGCGTCGACGCCTCAGCGGCCACCGGGTACGTCACCTTCCGGTCCGGTGCTGCCGCCGTGGCCGCCATTGCCGCGTCCCTCGACCCCGGTGGAGGCATCGCCATCGGATCCAAGAAG GTTTTAGTTGTACAGGCCAGCGCAGCACCACATAACTCAATAAGGGCTGCTGAATCCGCAGGGCGATCGTCGCACGATGCAACGGTGAAGAACGTGACTGATAATTCAGCCATGCTGAGCTCCAAAGCAGCTTCTGGAGTGACTTACAAGGCGCGGGAAATAGTCGCTTATGATGATCTGTTCTAG